Proteins from one Nyctibius grandis isolate bNycGra1 chromosome 2, bNycGra1.pri, whole genome shotgun sequence genomic window:
- the LOC137660490 gene encoding LOW QUALITY PROTEIN: folate receptor gamma-like (The sequence of the model RefSeq protein was modified relative to this genomic sequence to represent the inferred CDS: inserted 1 base in 1 codon), whose translation MGVGPALLVLLATSAVMPAKDPLLNVCMDAKHHKTKPGPEGMLYDQCAPWKDNACCTANTTSEAHKDQSNLYNFNWNHCGLMPPKCKRHFIQDTCLYECSPNLGPWIDQADSSWRRERILHVPLCKEDCEEWWEDCKDYVTCKENWHKGWNWATGTNRCPWGSMCRPFSHVFPHPKDLCEKIWSNSYKYTTEHRGSGRCIQMWFDPAQGNPNVVVAKYYAWRKRSSPSWMENVTPETDKAVCALPWPVLVLLPLALVVVPEGARGCGXPWMGVPVTAPRRDMAWTAPAALQEELA comes from the exons ATGGGAGTGGGGCCGGCGCTGCTGGTGCTGTTGGCCACCTCCGCGGTGATGCCTGCGAAGGACCCGCTGCTGAACGTCTGCATGGATGCCAAGCACCACAAAACCAAGCCTGGCCCGGAGGGGATGCTGTACGACCAG TGTGCTCCCTGGAAGGACAACGCCTGCTGCACAGCCAACACCACTTCAGAAGCCCACAAGGACCAATCCAACCTGTATAACTTCAACTGGAACCACTGTGGGCTGATGCCACCCAAGTGCAAGCGTCACTTCATCCAGGACACATGCTTGTACGAGTGCTCACCCAACCTGGGGCCCTGGATTGACCAG GCTGACAGCAGCTGGCGTCGGGAGAGGATTCTTCACGTGCCGCTCTGCAAAGAGGACTGCGAGGAGTGGTGGGAGGACTGCAAGGACTATGTCACGTGCAAAGAGAACTGGCACAAGGGCTGGAACTGGGCAACAG GAACGAACCGCTGTCCTTGGGGCTCCATGTGCAGACCCTTCAGCCACGTCTTCCCCCACCCAAAAGACCTGTGTGAGAAAATCTGGTCCAACTCCTACAAATACACCACAGAGCACCGGGGCAGCGGGCGCTGCATCCAGATGTGGTTCGACCCTGCCCAGGGAAACCCCAACGTGGTTGTGGCGAAGTACTATGCTTGGAGAAAGAGATCCTCCCCTTCTTGGATGGAGAACGTGACTCCTGAGACTGACAAAGCTGTGTGTGCTCTGCCATGGCCTGTCCTGGTCCTGCTGCCTCTGGCGCTTGTGGTGGTCCCTGAGGGAGCCAGGGGCTGTG CCCCATGGATGGGGGTCCCTGTGACTGCTCCCCGAAGGGACATGGCTTGGACTGCTCCAGCTGCCCTACAAGAGGAGCTGGCATAG